One Mangifera indica cultivar Alphonso chromosome 4, CATAS_Mindica_2.1, whole genome shotgun sequence genomic region harbors:
- the LOC123215147 gene encoding chlorophyll a-b binding protein CP24 10A, chloroplastic, with translation MAATSTAVLNGLGSPFLNGGKKTPKALLGSTRVGSSGAVGSRKSFVVAALPPKKSWIPGVRGGGNFLNPEWLDGSLPGDYGFDPLGLGKDPAFLRWYREAELIHGRWAMVAVVGIFVGQAWSGIPWFEAGADPGAIAPFSFGSLLGTQLLLMGWVESKRWVDFFNPESQSVEWATPWSRTAENFANATGEQGYPGGKFFDPLCLAGTIKDGVYIPDTEKLDRLKVAEIKHARIAMLAMLIFYFEAGQGKTPLGALGL, from the exons ATGGCTGCAACATCTACCGCTGTGCTCAACGGGTTGGGTTCTCCATTTCTAAATGGAGGGAAGAAGACCCCCAAGGCCCTATTGGGTTCTACCAGAGTGGGAAGTAGTGGAGCTGTTGGTTCTCGGAAGTCGTTTGTTGTAGCCGCTCTTCCGCCGAAGAAATCTTGGATTCCAGGTGTTAGAGGTGGCGGCAACTTCCTCAACCCTGAGTGGCTTGATGGCTC GCTTCCAGGCGACTACGGATTCGACCCACTGGGCCTTGGCAAGGACCCAGCATTCCTGAGGTGGTACAGAGAGGCAGAACTGATTCACGGGCGGTGGGCGATGGTAGCAGTTGTTGGTATCTTCGTTGGACAAGCATGGAGCGGGATCCCCTGGTTCGAGGCTGGAGCTGACCCGGGTGCTATAGCACCATTCTCCTTCGGTTCACTCCTGGGAACACAGCTTCTCCTGATGGGATGGGTTGAGAGCAAGAGGTGGGTGGACTTTTTCAACCCGGAATCTCAGTCAGTGGAATGGGCGACGCCATGGTCAAGAACAGCTGAGAACTTTGCAAATGCGACAGGCGAACAAGGCTACCCTGGCGGCAAATTCTTTGATCCATTATGTCTTGCAGGGACGATTAAGGATGGTGTGTATATTCCTGACACTGAGAAGCTGGACAGACTGAAGGTGGCTGAGATTAAACATGCTAGAATTGCTATGTTGGCTATGTTGATCTTCTATTTTGAGGCTGGTCAAGGGAAGACACCACTTGGTGCCCTTGGTTTGTAA